One window from the genome of Myxococcales bacterium encodes:
- the bioA gene encoding adenosylmethionine--8-amino-7-oxononanoate transaminase produces the protein MSGAPTTQATLTRAELVELERRHVWPPYTPRDRHEGQDPLVIAQGEGSHLIDVDGARYIDANSSWWTMALGHRHPRLVAALTAQLGALDHVSAGGATHPQIAQLAAELAKVAPPGLVRTHFSDDGSTAVEAAVKIAVQYWHQAGRPARTEFVALSGAYHGDTMGAMSLASIAAFRGPFAPLLFKTKQLPRIETDWEPAIEALAAYLRDHADRVAALVVEPMCQGSAGMHLYPAAALRAAYELTRQHDVLMIADEVFVGYGRTGAMWGCDHAGVAPDIMCLGKGFTGGMLPMAATMTTARIYDGFDGGLARALMHGHTFCGHALGAAVARETLAIYRDEEIIAGVAPRAALLADAMNTLAAQGLGRNPRALGMIAAIDLGAAGYGGGLGWQVAQAARQRGVYLRPLGDTVYLTPPLNIELSVLRELLAAVADAVATVCAK, from the coding sequence ATGAGCGGCGCGCCTACCACGCAGGCGACGCTCACGCGCGCGGAGCTAGTCGAACTCGAACGCCGCCATGTTTGGCCGCCTTATACGCCGCGCGACCGTCATGAGGGACAAGACCCGTTGGTCATTGCCCAGGGCGAGGGCTCGCACCTGATCGATGTTGACGGCGCGCGCTACATCGACGCGAATTCGTCGTGGTGGACGATGGCGCTCGGGCATCGGCATCCGCGCTTGGTCGCCGCGCTCACCGCGCAGCTTGGGGCGCTCGATCACGTATCGGCGGGCGGTGCGACACATCCGCAGATCGCGCAGCTCGCCGCCGAGCTCGCAAAGGTCGCCCCTCCTGGCCTCGTGCGCACCCACTTTTCCGACGATGGCTCGACCGCGGTAGAGGCGGCGGTCAAGATCGCGGTGCAGTACTGGCATCAGGCCGGGCGTCCTGCGCGCACGGAGTTTGTCGCGCTAAGCGGCGCGTATCATGGCGACACGATGGGCGCGATGAGCCTGGCCTCGATCGCGGCCTTTCGCGGCCCCTTCGCGCCGCTGCTGTTTAAGACCAAGCAGCTGCCCAGGATCGAAACGGACTGGGAGCCGGCCATTGAGGCGCTTGCGGCCTATCTGCGCGACCACGCCGATCGGGTGGCAGCGCTCGTCGTCGAGCCAATGTGCCAAGGCTCCGCTGGCATGCACTTGTATCCCGCGGCCGCTTTGCGCGCGGCGTACGAGCTAACGCGCCAGCACGACGTACTGATGATCGCGGATGAAGTGTTCGTAGGGTATGGCCGCACCGGCGCCATGTGGGGGTGCGATCACGCGGGCGTTGCGCCGGATATCATGTGCCTCGGCAAGGGGTTCACCGGTGGCATGTTGCCGATGGCCGCGACCATGACCACCGCACGCATCTATGATGGCTTTGATGGCGGGCTTGCGCGGGCGCTGATGCACGGTCACACCTTTTGCGGCCACGCGCTCGGCGCGGCGGTGGCGCGCGAGACGTTGGCGATCTATCGCGATGAAGAGATCATCGCCGGCGTGGCGCCTCGGGCGGCCCTTCTGGCCGACGCCATGAACACGCTTGCCGCGCAAGGCCTTGGCCGTAACCCGCGCGCGCTTGGCATGATCGCCGCCATCGATCTCGGCGCGGCTGGCTATGGCGGCGGTCTTGGTTGGCAGGTGGCGCAAGCGGCGCGCCAACGCGGCGTGTACCTGCGCCCGCTTGGCGATACCGTCTATCTGACGCCGCCGCTCAATATCGAGCTCTCCGTGCTGCGCGAGCTGCTAGCCGCGGTGGCCGATGCGGTAGCCACGGTTTGCGCGAAATAA
- a CDS encoding TIGR04552 family protein, which yields MRATVLPLVSRPPTLAELELCDLEAVRLLLRGHSVVDWHRLSFEHHEHVDRFLRLNEFNPQAEDEMVRLEEIRHQAVEYLMRVHGFSLPEQVSDDVAARDLLLVASRQGPDQKWACVVLKTMHIMHHIAGRETLLSVSISDDAIFREIELKVLKVVEELRAAGAPISEFQWSRKSRDSQVTKLLAKRSTIAANIYDKLRFRLIVPNADDLLPTLVALTRYLVPFNYVVPGESLNQLIDLRHVVEHTGDLLPLAAKMQMDDEGAAERRFNEFSGAEYRIINFVADLPLRLDGMLAADEITPELSHVVFALTEFQICDRETARRNEQGDASHDLYKARQHDRVRRRLLRGEHDALPE from the coding sequence GTGCGCGCAACCGTCCTGCCGCTGGTCTCGCGCCCGCCGACGCTTGCCGAATTAGAGCTTTGCGACCTCGAAGCGGTGCGCCTCTTGCTCCGCGGCCACTCCGTCGTCGACTGGCATCGGCTCTCGTTTGAACACCATGAGCACGTCGACCGCTTCTTGCGGCTAAACGAGTTCAACCCGCAGGCCGAGGACGAGATGGTGCGGCTCGAGGAAATTCGCCACCAGGCGGTTGAGTACCTCATGCGGGTGCACGGCTTCTCGCTGCCCGAGCAAGTCTCGGACGACGTCGCCGCGCGCGACTTATTGCTCGTAGCCTCGCGCCAGGGGCCTGACCAAAAGTGGGCCTGCGTCGTCCTCAAGACCATGCACATCATGCACCACATCGCCGGCCGCGAGACGTTGCTCAGCGTCTCGATCTCCGACGATGCCATTTTCCGCGAGATCGAGCTCAAAGTGCTTAAGGTGGTCGAAGAGTTGCGCGCGGCCGGCGCGCCGATTAGCGAATTTCAGTGGAGCCGCAAGTCGCGCGATTCGCAGGTGACCAAGCTACTCGCCAAGCGCTCGACGATCGCGGCGAATATCTATGACAAGCTGCGGTTTCGCCTCATCGTGCCCAATGCCGACGACCTGCTGCCAACCTTGGTCGCGTTGACGCGGTATCTCGTGCCGTTTAACTATGTCGTGCCTGGCGAGTCGCTCAACCAGTTGATCGATCTGAGGCACGTCGTCGAGCACACTGGTGATCTCTTGCCGTTGGCGGCCAAGATGCAGATGGACGACGAGGGCGCGGCCGAGCGCCGCTTCAACGAGTTTTCTGGCGCCGAGTATCGCATCATCAACTTTGTCGCCGACCTGCCCTTGCGCCTCGACGGCATGCTGGCGGCCGATGAGATCACGCCAGAGCTGTCGCACGTCGTGTTTGCGCTGACCGAGTTTCAGATCTGCGATCGCGAGACCGCACGCCGCAATGAGCAGGGCGATGCCAGCCACGATCTCTACAAGGCGCGCCAACACGACCGCGTGCGGCGGCGCCTCTTGCGCGGCGAACACGACGCCCTGCCCGAATAG
- a CDS encoding AarF/ABC1/UbiB kinase family protein: MTASAQRRAVVYKTMGRALARYRWLAATVWLRGEARQTAALAKAHARTAREMAAAIAEVGGLYIKVGQLVSVVGAWLPSPFRDELASLQDQVPGRPLHEIKARVEAELAAPLADRFASFADVPLAAASIGQVHRATLHDGTEVVVKVQYPGLEQTVADDLVTLAWVFDTLTKHYPYAGFREMFAEISALVMQELDFAAEAANVGAFERAFAGRRDIAVPQVIASHSTSRVLTMTYQAGSPLSEGDPDGLGGEMLARQLMGLYCEQVFAHGLYHADPHPGNLRVRRGADEVAPQLVMLDFGAVARVAPQTRQGILRLLHGVLTHDTAQVVASLRALGFVAKRSGDDDAMDDAFHRIVSRLHQHFAAQVELNPATVQQLVQDPARLFARVGQGPMLGLAWREVAAVFHVPGEFIALQRTMLLLFGVCRGLAPSLDPMTLVAPHVQRYMTANAGEWTASLGEITKDYVVGMLAMPGQLKALAEQMQQLKEAQRAALVATTRAHRLLRRALIGACLLAVAAAVALYVAWPG, translated from the coding sequence GTGACGGCGTCAGCACAGCGGCGGGCGGTGGTCTATAAAACGATGGGACGCGCGTTGGCGCGCTATCGCTGGCTTGCCGCCACGGTGTGGCTACGAGGTGAGGCGCGGCAAACCGCCGCCCTGGCCAAGGCGCATGCCCGCACCGCGCGCGAGATGGCGGCGGCCATTGCGGAGGTCGGTGGCTTATATATCAAGGTCGGCCAACTCGTCAGCGTGGTTGGCGCCTGGCTGCCTTCGCCGTTTCGCGATGAGCTGGCCTCGCTGCAAGATCAGGTGCCGGGCCGCCCATTGCACGAGATCAAGGCGCGCGTTGAGGCCGAACTTGCGGCGCCCCTTGCCGATCGCTTCGCCAGCTTCGCCGATGTGCCCTTGGCCGCGGCGTCGATTGGGCAGGTGCATCGCGCCACCTTGCACGATGGCACTGAGGTCGTGGTCAAGGTGCAGTATCCGGGGCTTGAACAAACGGTGGCCGATGATTTGGTCACCTTGGCCTGGGTATTCGACACGCTGACCAAACACTACCCCTACGCCGGCTTCCGCGAGATGTTTGCCGAGATTTCGGCCTTGGTGATGCAAGAGCTCGACTTTGCCGCCGAGGCCGCCAACGTCGGCGCGTTCGAACGGGCGTTCGCCGGGCGGCGCGACATCGCCGTGCCGCAAGTGATCGCGTCGCACTCGACGTCGCGCGTTTTGACCATGACGTATCAAGCCGGCTCGCCGCTAAGCGAAGGCGACCCCGACGGCCTAGGTGGCGAGATGCTAGCGCGCCAACTCATGGGGCTCTATTGCGAACAGGTATTCGCGCACGGTTTGTATCATGCGGATCCGCATCCAGGAAATTTGCGCGTGCGCCGCGGCGCGGATGAGGTAGCGCCGCAGCTCGTAATGCTCGATTTTGGCGCCGTCGCGCGGGTGGCGCCTCAGACCCGGCAAGGCATCTTGCGCCTCTTGCATGGCGTGTTGACCCACGACACGGCGCAAGTGGTGGCGTCGTTGCGGGCCCTTGGCTTCGTTGCTAAGCGCAGCGGTGACGACGACGCGATGGATGACGCCTTTCATCGCATTGTCTCGCGCCTGCACCAGCATTTTGCAGCGCAAGTCGAGCTCAATCCAGCCACGGTGCAGCAGCTGGTTCAAGATCCGGCGCGGCTGTTTGCGCGGGTGGGGCAGGGACCCATGCTTGGCTTGGCCTGGCGTGAGGTGGCGGCGGTGTTTCATGTGCCGGGGGAATTCATCGCGTTGCAGCGCACCATGCTGCTGCTGTTTGGCGTTTGCCGTGGCCTAGCGCCATCCCTCGATCCGATGACGCTCGTCGCGCCGCACGTGCAGCGCTACATGACCGCCAATGCGGGCGAGTGGACGGCCTCGCTTGGCGAGATCACCAAGGACTATGTCGTAGGCATGTTGGCAATGCCGGGTCAGCTAAAGGCCCTCGCCGAGCAAATGCAGCAGCTCAAGGAGGCACAACGCGCGGCGCTGGTGGCGACGACGCGCGCGCACCGCCTGCTACGACGCGCGCTAATCGGGGCGTGTTTGCTCGCCGTGGCCGCCGCGGTGGCGCTGTACGTCGCCTGGCCTGGCTAA
- a CDS encoding transposase: MKKATEVSSVAQRRRFSVNEKLRILREADACGKERGGVTALLRREGIYSSHLSMWRRQRLAGQFGAAPKKRGPVAVPPDARDKQIADLERRAARAEARADRAERLCALKKVSELFGIPLPDPESEPKP; the protein is encoded by the coding sequence ATGAAAAAAGCGACCGAGGTGTCGTCGGTAGCACAGCGGCGCCGGTTCTCGGTTAACGAAAAGTTGCGAATTCTGCGGGAGGCCGATGCCTGCGGCAAAGAGCGCGGTGGGGTCACGGCCCTGTTGCGCCGGGAAGGGATTTACTCGTCGCATCTGAGTATGTGGCGTCGGCAGCGCCTGGCTGGCCAGTTCGGCGCTGCGCCGAAGAAGCGGGGCCCCGTGGCGGTGCCACCAGATGCGCGGGATAAGCAAATCGCTGACCTTGAGCGGCGCGCCGCACGGGCGGAGGCGCGGGCCGATCGCGCCGAGCGGTTGTGCGCGCTCAAAAAAGTCTCGGAGCTGTTCGGGATACCGCTGCCGGATCCCGAGAGCGAGCCCAAGCCTTGA
- a CDS encoding trypsin-like serine protease, whose protein sequence is MGTYLVACIDPLATVDPSDEQDDKIAGGRLARVNEFPSVVAFISKNYRGPNCTGTLIAPKTVLTAAHCVDLAEVASILIATQSVDPFRSESIDYEVSDILLHPDYDLATVEGERYDLALVYLKEPVVGVKPMKLNRSRSVAKTGTKIIHAGFGTVLPEDAASAGALRTITQKAKTCELAEESMFGDVPGTEEIDEIPDSFYVCHGESQDLGVRQGDSGGPGMIRNASRQLVQVSVHHAIAMPDGTGYYTYDVRVSKHIKWIDANIDTPAE, encoded by the coding sequence GTGGGCACGTATCTGGTCGCATGCATCGATCCTCTCGCGACCGTCGATCCCTCGGACGAGCAAGACGACAAAATTGCGGGTGGACGCCTGGCGAGAGTCAATGAGTTTCCGAGCGTGGTCGCGTTCATCTCCAAGAACTATCGAGGTCCCAATTGCACCGGTACGCTGATTGCACCAAAGACCGTGCTTACGGCGGCACATTGCGTTGACCTCGCCGAAGTGGCATCGATACTAATCGCTACTCAAAGCGTTGATCCGTTCCGCTCCGAGTCGATAGACTACGAAGTGAGCGACATCTTGCTCCATCCCGACTACGATTTGGCGACGGTAGAAGGCGAGCGCTATGATCTGGCGCTGGTCTATCTCAAAGAGCCTGTTGTAGGCGTGAAGCCGATGAAGCTCAACCGGTCGCGCTCTGTCGCCAAGACCGGAACCAAAATTATCCACGCCGGGTTTGGCACCGTGCTTCCTGAGGACGCGGCGAGCGCGGGCGCCTTGCGAACCATTACGCAAAAAGCAAAGACCTGCGAGCTGGCCGAGGAGTCGATGTTTGGCGACGTGCCAGGCACCGAGGAAATCGATGAAATTCCGGATTCATTCTATGTGTGCCATGGCGAGTCGCAAGACCTTGGGGTGCGTCAAGGCGACAGCGGTGGCCCAGGAATGATTCGAAACGCTTCGCGTCAATTAGTGCAGGTAAGTGTTCATCACGCCATAGCGATGCCTGACGGCACCGGGTACTACACTTACGATGTGCGCGTGAGTAAGCATATTAAATGGATCGACGCAAATATCGATACGCCGGCTGAGTAG